A single window of Brevundimonas naejangsanensis DNA harbors:
- a CDS encoding prolyl oligopeptidase family serine peptidase: MLDRLGRAFGAAAFSFGIVVLVSATSTSAEDHSSGPASRSLKVEDITALEAFGRGAVSPDGRWAVYEKRGAYEATPRFDFAQRSPWAAMDLWLIDLNRPQEPPEQLAPGEGPGLLRGAWSPTGARLLIYRFREGRYDIGIVSMADRSVHWTGLTSELPGAGSAAEWISDDRLALMIRPDGSLPRLMRYFGGSQAAMTAAWARTAEGRTPSRTVIDAQAGTAEAETPEPAQALALLDLAQSRTTLLFEGRISDFAVSPDGKAIALVEGTEQTPIAPGMILQAEEARRQRLRIIDPETALVRTPAPELDLAPHLLRWSPDSSELLVWARRDGADWAAGELMRIGPEGARPVDRSGLATEAGADILRGVRADWLDGAPVLYARAAGGERYDWRRLAPEEPPLAVTAAFAVAPSQIAAVSERALYMFADGGFWAVEADGVRRLTPAETVVKAAVEIDPERTARLRINDAPRRDWAAASNAEGEVLIVGAEGLRRRLGRSAGRDFRWLAVSSEAALMLDRSELVETLRLVSGGEATNLDRVNSALADVVLAKPIPVPHLDARGRPTQSRLFLPTGGRIKGLIVKVYPGSLDGAAWAGPLILTYGTRAEVLAGEGYAVLSPSMPIDEEGANEADFYVRSVDLAVDAALAAFPQLPRDRIAVLGHSFGGYAALVIATRTARYRSYVVSSAITDLFGEWGEFNPASRILPEDGFQMRNQQGWVEVGQGGRKGPPWANIRAYADFSPYLAADRISAPVLLITADKDYIPMSQSERMFSALYRLGGTARLVTYWGEHHALWSPANIRDRYRQVFSWLEKTLNKPAAKVEAAAAEAPTP; this comes from the coding sequence ATGCTGGACAGACTTGGCCGCGCTTTTGGCGCGGCGGCCTTTTCGTTCGGGATCGTCGTCCTGGTTTCTGCAACCTCGACCTCGGCCGAGGACCACTCTTCGGGGCCGGCGTCGCGTTCGCTGAAGGTCGAGGACATCACCGCCCTCGAAGCCTTCGGGCGTGGCGCGGTCTCTCCAGATGGTCGATGGGCGGTCTATGAGAAGCGGGGCGCCTATGAGGCCACGCCTCGCTTCGATTTCGCCCAACGGTCGCCTTGGGCGGCCATGGATCTCTGGCTGATCGACCTGAACCGTCCGCAGGAGCCTCCAGAGCAATTGGCTCCAGGCGAGGGTCCCGGCCTGCTGCGCGGGGCCTGGTCGCCCACGGGCGCGCGGTTGTTGATCTATCGGTTCCGCGAGGGGCGTTACGACATCGGGATCGTGTCCATGGCGGATCGGTCGGTGCATTGGACCGGCCTGACATCCGAACTGCCGGGCGCGGGGTCGGCCGCGGAATGGATATCCGACGACCGCCTGGCGCTGATGATCCGGCCGGACGGAAGCCTCCCGCGTCTCATGCGCTATTTCGGGGGCAGCCAGGCCGCGATGACCGCGGCCTGGGCGCGGACTGCGGAAGGACGCACGCCGTCCCGCACCGTGATCGACGCTCAAGCCGGGACGGCCGAAGCGGAGACGCCCGAACCGGCCCAGGCCCTGGCGTTGCTGGATCTGGCCCAAAGCCGCACGACCCTCCTGTTTGAGGGGCGGATATCCGATTTCGCTGTCTCCCCCGACGGAAAGGCGATCGCCCTTGTGGAAGGGACGGAGCAGACGCCTATCGCCCCGGGCATGATTCTTCAGGCGGAAGAGGCGCGGCGTCAGCGCCTCAGGATCATTGATCCGGAAACGGCATTGGTCCGCACGCCGGCGCCAGAACTCGATCTGGCGCCGCACCTGCTGCGATGGTCTCCGGATTCAAGCGAACTCCTCGTTTGGGCCCGACGGGACGGCGCCGATTGGGCGGCGGGAGAGCTGATGCGGATCGGCCCAGAGGGCGCAAGGCCGGTTGATCGATCCGGCCTGGCGACAGAGGCCGGCGCGGACATCCTGCGGGGCGTCCGAGCTGACTGGCTGGACGGGGCGCCGGTTCTCTATGCGAGGGCTGCGGGCGGGGAGCGCTATGATTGGCGCCGCCTGGCGCCGGAGGAACCGCCTTTGGCGGTGACCGCCGCCTTCGCCGTCGCCCCCTCGCAGATCGCCGCTGTCAGCGAGCGGGCGCTTTATATGTTCGCCGACGGCGGCTTTTGGGCGGTCGAGGCGGATGGGGTTCGCCGATTGACGCCAGCCGAGACGGTGGTGAAGGCCGCAGTCGAAATCGACCCCGAGAGGACGGCTCGGCTGCGGATCAATGATGCGCCGCGCCGGGATTGGGCGGCGGCGTCGAACGCCGAGGGAGAGGTGTTGATTGTCGGGGCGGAAGGCTTGCGGCGTCGGTTAGGCCGTAGCGCCGGCAGGGATTTCCGATGGCTCGCCGTCTCTTCGGAGGCTGCCCTGATGTTGGACCGAAGCGAACTGGTCGAAACCCTCCGCTTGGTCAGCGGCGGCGAGGCGACGAATCTGGATCGGGTTAATTCGGCGCTGGCTGACGTCGTCCTGGCCAAGCCGATCCCTGTGCCGCATCTGGATGCGCGCGGGCGGCCGACGCAGAGCCGCCTCTTCCTGCCGACCGGCGGCAGGATCAAGGGGCTTATCGTCAAGGTCTATCCGGGATCGCTCGATGGCGCGGCCTGGGCGGGGCCGCTGATCCTCACCTACGGCACGCGCGCCGAGGTCCTGGCGGGAGAGGGCTACGCCGTTCTCTCGCCCTCCATGCCGATTGATGAGGAAGGGGCCAATGAGGCCGACTTCTATGTGCGCAGCGTGGACCTTGCCGTCGACGCGGCGCTGGCCGCCTTTCCCCAGCTGCCGCGGGATCGCATCGCCGTCCTCGGACACAGTTTCGGGGGCTATGCTGCGCTCGTCATCGCCACCAGGACGGCTCGCTATCGCTCCTACGTCGTCTCCTCGGCCATCACCGACCTCTTTGGGGAATGGGGCGAGTTCAATCCCGCAAGCCGCATATTGCCGGAAGACGGCTTCCAGATGCGAAACCAGCAGGGCTGGGTGGAGGTCGGCCAAGGGGGGAGGAAGGGGCCGCCTTGGGCGAATATCCGAGCCTACGCGGATTTCAGCCCCTATCTGGCGGCGGACCGGATCAGCGCCCCCGTGCTTCTGATCACGGCCGATAAGGACTACATTCCCATGTCCCAGTCGGAACGAATGTTCAGCGCCCTCTATCGACTGGGAGGAACGGCCCGCCTGGTCACCTACTGGGGCGAGCATCATGCGCTCTGGAGTCCCGCCAACATCCGCGACCGCTATCGTCAGGTGTTTAGTTGGCTGGAGAAGACGTTGAACAAGCCCGCGGCTAAGGTCGAGGCGGCTGCAGCCGAGGCTCCCACGCCCTGA
- a CDS encoding asparagine synthase C-terminal domain-containing protein, producing the protein MIGDVFNRRSPQLPASNAADPWDYERKMLARLWGRFVGVLFAPDHQPSAILRDPSGALECVVWRQDGLTLISSSAPDWLIRRLRPPWRINRRRLAQALRDPLSGAGPLLLDGPLVVNPGTLQPLPPEQPAVSLWRPSVIARRSLDFSLPAEGAAETLKAAIDESVAALGGLSAPIAAEVSGGLDSSIVASSLVRSVPDAVNLWINAYGAAAEADERAYVAALAETLGISPVSVPHAAGRVTEDWLLETNQDFRPGLNALDTPHDRDWAQRFATAGISAVLTGKGGDSILLQAAPDVFADLWLAQGWRALRWPDAAPLAAANEVSVWTMAAKARRRHRERAPLPVRDGALLTSSGDHAPPHPWITDCEAFGPAKTLQIMGVADSVARHGPSVLTETVDVRHPLCAQPVIEAGLSIPTPLLTLGGRDRGLARRAFRNRLPAAIIERRSKGDMTQVYGRMIVDSLPFLRPWLMDGRLAALGVIDRDAADLELTRERFLWRGRYTAIMAAAAFEAWVRAWEPRLQPPRP; encoded by the coding sequence TTGATCGGCGACGTCTTCAATCGCCGATCGCCTCAACTTCCAGCCTCGAACGCCGCCGATCCCTGGGACTATGAACGGAAGATGCTGGCCCGTTTATGGGGCCGTTTCGTCGGCGTCCTGTTCGCTCCAGACCATCAGCCGTCGGCGATCCTGAGAGATCCCTCGGGCGCCTTGGAATGCGTCGTCTGGCGACAAGACGGCCTGACCCTCATCAGTTCCTCCGCCCCGGATTGGCTGATCCGCCGACTTCGCCCGCCATGGAGGATCAACCGGCGGCGCCTGGCTCAGGCCTTGCGGGATCCCTTGTCCGGGGCAGGCCCGCTTCTCCTGGACGGCCCGCTTGTCGTCAATCCAGGGACGCTTCAGCCTCTGCCGCCCGAGCAGCCTGCCGTTTCTCTTTGGCGCCCCAGCGTCATCGCCCGCCGGAGCCTCGACTTCTCCCTGCCCGCTGAGGGGGCGGCCGAGACGCTCAAGGCGGCCATCGACGAGAGCGTCGCGGCCCTCGGCGGCCTGTCCGCGCCTATCGCCGCCGAGGTCTCGGGCGGCCTTGATTCCAGCATCGTGGCCTCAAGCCTCGTCAGAAGCGTTCCAGACGCCGTCAACCTGTGGATCAACGCCTATGGCGCCGCCGCGGAAGCCGACGAGCGCGCCTATGTCGCCGCCCTGGCAGAAACGCTCGGCATCAGCCCGGTCAGCGTTCCGCATGCTGCCGGCCGCGTCACGGAGGACTGGCTGCTAGAGACCAATCAGGATTTTCGACCGGGACTGAACGCCCTCGACACGCCCCACGACCGCGATTGGGCTCAGCGCTTCGCGACCGCCGGCATCTCGGCCGTGTTAACGGGCAAGGGCGGCGATTCAATCCTGCTGCAAGCCGCCCCCGATGTCTTCGCCGATCTCTGGCTCGCCCAAGGTTGGCGCGCCTTGCGGTGGCCGGATGCGGCGCCTTTGGCCGCCGCCAATGAGGTCTCCGTCTGGACAATGGCGGCGAAGGCGCGTCGCCGTCATCGCGAAAGAGCACCTCTACCCGTCAGAGACGGAGCCTTGCTGACCTCGAGCGGCGACCATGCGCCCCCCCATCCTTGGATCACCGACTGCGAAGCTTTCGGGCCGGCCAAGACGCTCCAGATCATGGGGGTCGCTGACAGCGTCGCGCGTCACGGGCCCTCCGTGCTGACTGAAACGGTTGATGTGCGCCACCCCCTCTGCGCTCAACCGGTCATCGAAGCCGGCCTGTCCATCCCCACCCCCTTGCTGACGCTGGGCGGGAGGGATCGAGGCCTAGCGCGGCGAGCCTTCCGAAATCGTCTTCCTGCGGCGATTATCGAGCGGCGGTCCAAGGGCGACATGACCCAAGTCTACGGACGAATGATCGTCGACAGTTTGCCGTTTCTGAGACCCTGGCTGATGGACGGCCGCCTCGCCGCGCTCGGCGTCATCGATCGCGATGCCGCCGACCTGGAGCTGACCCGGGAGCGCTTCCTTTGGCGCGGCCGCTACACCGCCATCATGGCGGCGGCGGCTTTTGAAGCCTGGGTCAGGGCGTGGGAGCCTCGGCTGCAGCCGCCTCGACCTTAG
- a CDS encoding lasso peptide biosynthesis B2 protein, translating to MTINDPIWCAPGVFFAQVQDDIVVLDLNADQYHCLIDAAASIETADSGALRARDEATALELISAGLATSTPQDARRPHPPSARVELDNPTGAPSPAEILQAGAALFAAGLACRGKSILDLIAADVRRAARPDEAAAAEASRIVAAARAALPWIPLEGECLQRSYQLRRLLRRHGVPVDWVFGVRTWPFGAHCWLQIGDRVVADRLERVRRYTPIMSAP from the coding sequence ATGACAATCAACGACCCGATCTGGTGCGCGCCCGGGGTATTCTTCGCTCAGGTTCAGGATGACATCGTCGTGTTGGATTTGAACGCCGACCAGTATCACTGCCTCATCGATGCTGCGGCGAGCATCGAGACCGCGGACAGCGGCGCCCTAAGAGCGCGAGATGAGGCGACGGCGCTCGAACTGATCAGCGCAGGGTTGGCGACTTCAACCCCCCAAGACGCGCGAAGACCTCATCCGCCGTCTGCCCGCGTCGAACTCGACAACCCGACCGGCGCCCCTTCTCCAGCGGAGATCCTTCAGGCCGGTGCCGCCCTATTCGCCGCCGGCCTCGCCTGCCGAGGCAAGTCGATCCTCGACCTCATCGCGGCAGACGTACGACGCGCGGCGCGGCCTGATGAGGCTGCGGCAGCCGAAGCCAGCCGGATCGTCGCCGCCGCCCGCGCTGCTCTCCCATGGATCCCGCTGGAGGGCGAATGCCTCCAGAGAAGCTATCAGCTCCGTCGGTTGCTGCGCCGCCACGGCGTCCCCGTCGATTGGGTTTTCGGCGTCCGTACCTGGCCCTTCGGCGCCCACTGTTGGCTGCAGATCGGCGACCGCGTCGTCGCGGACCGGTTAGAGCGCGTTCGGCGCTACACCCCCATCATGTCGGCGCCCTGA
- a CDS encoding helix-turn-helix domain-containing protein produces MSRGQSAFSRVEERRQRRQKPTADAPKSGAAFVAIGLFGLADRHFGVQIMDAETKGVSPVSVDDSALLSTTIRAIRRRRGMTAREVAAAMHMPLRTYQRFEAGENRPNIDHIHRFARATRSDPHGLMTAVAIGAPEWAVWTADNQFSAILTVGLQTFNRKHGERIADLDVRAIVSAVTAMFDRLGDEIASQSEARDWIRNGQDALAETRPRPGR; encoded by the coding sequence ATGAGTAGAGGACAATCAGCGTTCTCCCGCGTCGAAGAACGTCGCCAACGCCGCCAGAAGCCAACGGCGGATGCGCCAAAAAGCGGCGCGGCCTTCGTCGCCATAGGCCTGTTCGGTCTCGCCGACCGTCATTTCGGGGTGCAAATAATGGATGCGGAAACAAAAGGCGTCTCGCCGGTTTCTGTGGATGACAGCGCTCTGCTCTCAACCACGATCCGCGCTATCCGACGCCGGCGCGGCATGACCGCGCGTGAAGTCGCCGCCGCCATGCACATGCCGCTGCGCACCTATCAACGCTTCGAAGCCGGCGAAAACCGCCCCAACATCGATCATATTCACCGCTTCGCCCGAGCCACCCGAAGCGACCCGCATGGCCTGATGACAGCGGTCGCGATCGGCGCGCCGGAGTGGGCTGTTTGGACCGCCGACAATCAGTTCAGCGCCATCCTCACAGTCGGCCTTCAGACCTTCAACCGAAAGCATGGCGAGCGTATCGCCGATCTCGACGTCCGCGCCATCGTCAGCGCCGTGACGGCGATGTTCGACCGCCTGGGCGATGAGATCGCGTCCCAGTCTGAAGCCCGCGATTGGATTCGGAACGGGCAGGACGCGCTCGCCGAGACGCGACCCCGGCCTGGGCGCTGA
- a CDS encoding GntR family transcriptional regulator, translating to MEKLEPPFNSYVLLKGRQALSRIRDPFHQALSSLRERVEHGVYGAGRPVVIVDEAQRLRLSTTPIREALAWLAGAGLVERAPMGGYVTLQLDPAAVRDRLGFRLHCLRLSLESAGPLPSALAADAGDERATLGRDLERLVQSSGSLALFDAFRRVTSLLAMLDGAEQRIFDDLDAEAANISALLAEADGEALRGALTLYHERRMEAAPLLVLEAAAAIRSPDDAPDGTP from the coding sequence TTGGAGAAGCTCGAGCCGCCATTCAATAGTTATGTTCTTCTAAAGGGGAGGCAGGCCTTGTCCCGGATCCGTGATCCGTTTCACCAAGCGCTCAGCAGCCTGCGGGAGCGGGTCGAACACGGCGTCTATGGCGCCGGCCGACCCGTGGTGATCGTCGACGAGGCCCAGCGTCTGCGCCTGTCCACCACGCCTATCCGCGAAGCCCTGGCGTGGCTGGCCGGCGCAGGACTGGTCGAGCGGGCGCCCATGGGCGGCTATGTCACGCTTCAACTGGATCCTGCGGCGGTCCGAGACCGACTAGGCTTTCGTCTTCATTGCCTCAGGCTCAGCCTAGAGAGCGCAGGGCCTCTTCCATCGGCGCTGGCCGCCGATGCGGGGGATGAGCGGGCGACGCTCGGTCGCGACCTGGAGCGTTTGGTCCAGAGCAGCGGAAGCCTCGCCCTTTTCGACGCCTTCCGTCGCGTGACGTCGCTCCTCGCCATGCTTGACGGGGCGGAACAGCGGATTTTCGACGACCTCGACGCCGAGGCGGCCAACATCTCAGCCTTGCTCGCGGAAGCGGACGGCGAAGCGCTGCGGGGCGCGCTCACCCTCTATCACGAGCGCCGCATGGAGGCCGCGCCTCTGTTGGTGTTGGAGGCGGCTGCGGCGATCCGCTCGCCGGACGACGCTCCGGATGGAACGCCATGA
- a CDS encoding type IV secretory system conjugative DNA transfer family protein, with protein MRARLAGLAAGTLMGLTAATQSFAWTYSWSPLLGPAWRAGPDLALYAPWSIIAWRKAFGDEARTALDRSGLLVLLGAMGGLGFGVVCSEPAAVRRRRGWGGLSEARAAGLLAKSGAVIGVFRNRVLATADLRPTLVTGGTRSGKGRGHVVPTLLHWRGSVLVHDPKGELWAVTAGWRSRFSHALYLNPRSPTSARWNPLAEIRPGPGELAQVQRLTAILSDPGGTRDEEAIWDKAASEILEAVILHVLYTAKDQDKTLLAVRDLLADLDGAADVMLKTLHRPAVDGEAETHPFIRTAVKGYAAMHDRFRTSVQGTARSYLKWLAGEDVERTLSASDFAMGDLMCAEAPMSLYVQVAPADAAALRPLVRLFFYAAAQALTAEERRDAAGRPKRHRLLMVMDEFPLLGRLGFFEKALRLMSGYGVKVMFVAQSLNDIVETYGPHNTILDNCHVYTAFSALDPLTQDKVSKLTGSAMEVRVSRSTPSGWSAGRSSVSRSEVERPLLDPGQIRALPDRQQLVFVAGRRPLRTDKLLYDRREPFRSRAGEAPPDQAHRIDAPAPPPHPWLGRRGLGRDAAASLPLFKEAAGAMDDRKAAARAADIYARVAQEMAAQQAVLDQLQGGRDG; from the coding sequence ATGAGAGCGCGCCTCGCCGGATTGGCCGCAGGAACGCTGATGGGGCTGACTGCGGCCACTCAAAGCTTCGCCTGGACCTACAGTTGGTCTCCGCTTCTCGGACCAGCCTGGCGGGCAGGGCCCGATCTCGCCCTCTATGCGCCTTGGTCCATCATCGCCTGGCGAAAGGCTTTTGGCGATGAAGCGCGAACCGCCCTCGATCGAAGCGGCCTGCTCGTTTTGCTGGGCGCCATGGGCGGCCTTGGCTTCGGCGTCGTCTGCAGCGAACCGGCCGCGGTCCGCAGGCGGCGAGGTTGGGGCGGATTGAGCGAGGCGCGCGCCGCCGGCCTGCTGGCGAAGTCCGGGGCCGTCATTGGCGTCTTTCGCAACCGGGTGCTGGCGACCGCCGACTTACGGCCGACCTTGGTGACGGGCGGAACGCGCAGCGGAAAAGGCCGAGGCCATGTGGTCCCCACGCTTCTGCATTGGAGGGGAAGCGTCCTGGTGCATGATCCTAAGGGGGAACTCTGGGCCGTCACCGCCGGATGGCGGTCTCGCTTCTCCCATGCCCTCTACCTCAACCCTCGCAGTCCGACCTCGGCGCGGTGGAATCCTCTGGCTGAGATTCGACCAGGGCCCGGCGAGTTGGCGCAGGTCCAGCGGTTGACGGCCATCCTCTCGGATCCCGGGGGAACGCGGGATGAGGAGGCCATTTGGGACAAGGCCGCCTCAGAAATCCTTGAAGCGGTGATCCTCCATGTCCTCTACACGGCCAAGGATCAGGACAAGACTCTTCTTGCGGTCAGAGATCTTCTCGCCGATCTCGATGGGGCTGCGGATGTCATGCTGAAGACCCTCCATCGTCCCGCAGTCGACGGAGAAGCCGAGACCCACCCCTTCATTCGGACGGCGGTGAAGGGCTATGCGGCTATGCATGACCGCTTCCGCACCTCGGTGCAGGGCACGGCCCGGTCGTATCTGAAATGGTTGGCGGGCGAGGACGTGGAGCGCACGCTGTCGGCTTCGGACTTCGCCATGGGCGACCTCATGTGCGCCGAGGCGCCCATGTCGCTCTATGTGCAGGTCGCTCCGGCGGACGCCGCGGCGCTTCGGCCCCTGGTCCGACTGTTCTTCTATGCGGCGGCGCAGGCCCTGACGGCGGAAGAGAGGCGCGACGCCGCCGGCCGCCCCAAACGCCACCGGCTTCTGATGGTGATGGACGAGTTTCCGCTTTTGGGCAGGCTGGGCTTCTTCGAGAAAGCGCTGCGGTTGATGAGCGGCTACGGCGTCAAAGTCATGTTCGTCGCCCAGTCTTTGAACGACATCGTCGAGACCTACGGGCCTCACAACACCATCCTGGATAACTGCCACGTCTACACCGCATTCTCGGCCCTGGACCCGCTGACCCAAGACAAGGTGTCGAAGCTGACCGGTTCGGCCATGGAAGTCCGGGTGAGCCGAAGCACGCCGTCGGGATGGTCGGCCGGACGCAGTTCGGTGTCGCGATCCGAGGTCGAGCGGCCCTTGTTGGATCCGGGGCAAATCCGTGCCCTGCCGGATCGTCAGCAACTCGTTTTCGTGGCTGGGCGGCGTCCGCTTAGGACTGACAAGCTTCTCTATGATCGGCGCGAGCCCTTCCGCAGCCGCGCGGGTGAAGCGCCGCCGGACCAGGCGCATCGCATCGATGCGCCCGCGCCGCCGCCTCATCCGTGGCTCGGGCGGCGAGGCCTGGGCCGCGACGCAGCGGCCAGCCTGCCTCTGTTCAAGGAGGCGGCCGGGGCCATGGACGATCGGAAGGCCGCGGCGCGCGCCGCCGACATCTATGCGCGGGTGGCCCAGGAGATGGCCGCTCAGCAAGCGGTTCTTGATCAACTGCAAGGAGGGAGGGATGGCTAG
- the trbB gene encoding P-type conjugative transfer ATPase TrbB: MSTHPIVAERKLDALRHALGSTVLAALEDQTVVEILANPDGRLVLDKVGQGRCDTGRRLSFEARERAVRLIADYVGETVNRENPRLSGVLPGNGERFQAVLPPVALAPAFSIRKRPPVIWRLDDYVRGEVMTLAQAQALRLAACARHNILISGGTGSGKTTLANALLAEEAFAEDRVFLIEDTPELQCSAWDVVAVTTRRQPVVIGVADLVRDALRMRPDRIVVGEMRDGAAALETLKSWNTGHPGGLSTVHANSALEALRRIEDLVGEVTSVVPQRMIGDAVKCVIHMRRTPAGRRVEAVVEVIGYADGAYRVREIA, encoded by the coding sequence GTGTCGACGCATCCGATCGTGGCCGAGCGAAAGCTCGATGCTCTGCGCCACGCTCTGGGGTCGACCGTGCTCGCCGCGCTTGAAGATCAGACAGTGGTCGAGATTCTCGCCAATCCAGACGGCCGGCTCGTCTTGGACAAGGTCGGCCAAGGCCGCTGCGACACGGGCCGCAGGCTGTCGTTCGAAGCCAGAGAGCGCGCTGTCAGGCTAATTGCAGACTATGTAGGCGAGACGGTCAACCGCGAGAACCCTAGGCTGTCAGGCGTTCTGCCTGGGAACGGAGAGCGGTTCCAAGCGGTGCTGCCGCCCGTCGCCCTGGCGCCGGCCTTCTCCATTCGCAAGCGCCCGCCAGTGATCTGGCGGCTCGACGATTATGTGCGCGGCGAGGTGATGACGCTGGCGCAGGCCCAGGCTTTGCGTCTTGCTGCATGTGCGCGCCATAACATATTGATTTCAGGTGGAACGGGCTCAGGCAAGACCACCCTGGCCAATGCCCTCCTGGCGGAGGAGGCCTTCGCCGAGGATAGGGTTTTCCTGATCGAGGACACGCCGGAATTGCAGTGCTCGGCCTGGGATGTCGTGGCGGTGACGACGCGTCGACAGCCCGTCGTGATCGGGGTGGCGGATCTTGTCCGCGACGCCTTACGCATGCGGCCTGACCGTATCGTTGTGGGGGAAATGCGCGACGGCGCCGCCGCGCTTGAAACCCTGAAGAGTTGGAACACAGGACATCCCGGAGGCTTGTCCACGGTCCACGCCAACTCGGCGCTCGAGGCGCTGCGGCGCATCGAGGATCTTGTCGGGGAAGTGACCAGCGTGGTTCCCCAGCGGATGATCGGCGATGCGGTGAAGTGCGTCATCCATATGCGGCGGACGCCCGCCGGCCGTCGCGTTGAGGCTGTGGTCGAGGTTATCGGCTATGCGGACGGCGCCTACCGCGTGCGAGAGATCGCCTGA
- a CDS encoding SOS response-associated peptidase family protein yields MCNNYRLHVPASLLAAPFRDAGRPLTFPGGLPNLEATDYRISDRAPIVTLGADGPQLTMTPWAWKGPTGKPVFNFRSDGRSFAQSTRCLIPADGFYEFTEPKVEGKKTKWLFTMTGQPWFWIAGIIKDGAFTMLTTEPGPDVAPYHDRQIVVLPPGAGVHWLALSAAEDLILSPCPAGALTVQKVYP; encoded by the coding sequence ATGTGCAACAACTACCGCCTGCACGTGCCAGCCAGCCTGCTGGCCGCGCCGTTCCGAGACGCCGGCCGGCCCCTGACCTTCCCTGGCGGCCTGCCCAACCTGGAAGCAACCGACTACCGCATCTCAGACCGCGCCCCGATCGTCACCCTCGGCGCCGATGGCCCGCAGCTGACCATGACGCCCTGGGCCTGGAAGGGGCCGACCGGAAAGCCGGTCTTCAACTTCCGCTCCGATGGTCGGTCCTTCGCTCAGTCGACCCGCTGCCTGATTCCGGCGGACGGCTTCTACGAGTTCACCGAACCCAAGGTCGAGGGCAAGAAGACCAAGTGGCTCTTCACCATGACCGGCCAGCCCTGGTTCTGGATCGCGGGCATCATCAAGGACGGCGCCTTCACCATGCTCACCACCGAGCCGGGGCCCGACGTCGCGCCCTATCATGACCGCCAGATCGTGGTCCTGCCGCCCGGCGCAGGCGTCCACTGGCTCGCTCTCTCGGCGGCCGAAGATCTGATCCTAAGTCCCTGTCCGGCAGGAGCGCTGACCGTCCAGAAGGTCTATCCCTGA
- a CDS encoding TrbC/VirB2 family protein, with the protein MERTKRRRLGGAVLTCGLLAAGSALAGGSGMPWEGPIRQVVQSITGPVVQAAAVIAVVAFGVGVAMSESGSSMRRGLAILFGLSIAFAASTFFLDFFGFAGGAEIG; encoded by the coding sequence ATGGAGAGAACAAAGCGGCGGCGTCTGGGTGGCGCAGTCTTGACCTGCGGGCTTCTAGCGGCCGGGTCGGCCCTGGCGGGCGGCTCCGGGATGCCGTGGGAAGGTCCTATCCGGCAAGTGGTGCAATCCATCACCGGTCCCGTCGTTCAGGCCGCCGCGGTCATCGCTGTGGTGGCGTTCGGGGTCGGGGTGGCCATGAGCGAGAGCGGTTCGTCGATGCGCCGGGGACTGGCCATCCTGTTTGGCCTGTCCATCGCCTTCGCAGCCTCGACCTTCTTCCTCGACTTCTTCGGCTTCGCCGGCGGCGCGGAGATCGGGTGA
- a CDS encoding VirB3 family type IV secretion system protein, with product MAALIAQGKPEGWDLPVAQALVEPVLMAGMPRDYAIAMGTTAMVLGLALRIWWLGLLWWAAAHAAGLWAARVDKRFFEVLRRHLVLPGHLDA from the coding sequence ATGGCCGCCTTGATCGCCCAGGGGAAGCCTGAAGGCTGGGATCTTCCGGTAGCTCAGGCTCTGGTCGAACCGGTGCTGATGGCGGGGATGCCGCGGGACTATGCCATCGCCATGGGCACTACGGCCATGGTGCTCGGCCTCGCCTTGCGCATCTGGTGGCTCGGCCTTCTGTGGTGGGCGGCGGCTCATGCGGCCGGCCTTTGGGCCGCCCGCGTCGACAAGCGGTTCTTCGAAGTCCTGCGTCGCCATCTGGTCCTGCCTGGACATCTGGACGCGTGA